A single region of the Plantactinospora soyae genome encodes:
- a CDS encoding helix-turn-helix transcriptional regulator yields the protein MVKPTQVTNRIRALRFAHDEMTQAGLAERIGVTRQTLIAIEQGRYSPTLEMAFRIARVFGVPLDDVFQYPDPPEEKP from the coding sequence GTGGTGAAGCCGACGCAGGTCACCAACCGCATCCGTGCGCTGCGCTTCGCGCACGACGAGATGACCCAGGCCGGGCTGGCCGAGCGCATCGGGGTGACCCGGCAGACCCTCATCGCCATCGAGCAGGGCCGCTACTCGCCGACCCTCGAGATGGCCTTCCGGATCGCCCGGGTGTTCGGTGTTCCGCTCGACGACGTGTTCCAGTACCCCGACCCACCCGAGGAGAAGCCGTGA